The proteins below are encoded in one region of Thermococcus celericrescens:
- a CDS encoding transcriptional regulator: MKTNAFEVASRYVYPSLRRRLVEILYENGLKQTKIAELLHITQSAVSRYLRMDRGALMDVSQFPDTDNELRSFADEIIKKKPSEYEIHRRLVEISVEMLGKGYVCQFHSKIDPEVNPAECNVCLELFG, from the coding sequence ATGAAGACCAACGCGTTTGAAGTGGCCTCGCGCTACGTGTACCCGTCACTCAGGCGGAGGCTCGTTGAGATACTCTATGAAAACGGCCTGAAGCAGACGAAGATAGCTGAGCTCCTCCACATCACCCAGTCGGCCGTTTCCCGCTATCTTCGGATGGACAGAGGCGCGTTGATGGATGTCTCCCAGTTTCCAGACACCGATAACGAGCTTCGTTCATTTGCCGACGAGATCATTAAGAAAAAACCGAGTGAGTATGAGATACACAGGAGGCTCGTGGAAATCTCCGTCGAGATGCTTGGAAAGGGCTACGTCTGCCAGTTCCACTCAAAAATCGACCCCGAAGTGAATCCCGCGGAATGCAACGTATGCCTTGAACTTTTCGGCTGA
- the hcp gene encoding hydroxylamine reductase produces MIKVPEKLDMLCNQCSMSLAGGCTIRGVCGKDPDLNSLQEALLYGIKGTAAYYHHALEVGYDDPKIGHFLAEALYSTLTNVNFDKNRFLELILENGRVHLRAMKLLDKAYVETFGRPEPVEVPTGTAEGHGILVTGHSYKALYELLRQIEEMGLEEELKVYTHAEMFPAHAYPELRKFKALYGNWGGSWLYQKKEFAEFPGVILGTSNCVQQPTKAYQDRIFTVGIAGLEGVPHIEDYNFEPLIKRALETPRMKAYDGGKLLTGFHHTNVLAMKDKLIELIQEGKIRHIFVVGGCDTPHKGMGYYERLTELIPNDALILSAACGKFRYNARNYGTIEGIPRFLDFGQCNNVYSIIEIAIALANELGTDVNSLPVSIVLSWMEQKAVAILYSLLYLGIRGIYLGPKPPEFLTPNVFETLRRQFDLRLTGDPEADLKEMLSKGTSVDESAPLAEELE; encoded by the coding sequence ATGATAAAGGTACCTGAGAAGTTGGACATGCTCTGCAACCAGTGCTCGATGAGCCTCGCTGGAGGATGTACGATAAGGGGAGTCTGCGGTAAAGACCCGGACCTCAACTCCCTTCAGGAGGCCCTGCTGTATGGTATAAAGGGAACCGCGGCCTACTACCACCACGCCCTTGAGGTCGGCTACGACGACCCAAAAATAGGCCACTTCCTGGCGGAGGCCCTCTACTCGACCCTAACCAACGTGAACTTCGACAAAAACCGCTTCCTTGAACTTATCCTTGAGAACGGAAGGGTTCACCTTAGGGCCATGAAGCTCCTCGACAAAGCTTACGTTGAAACCTTCGGAAGGCCTGAGCCGGTTGAAGTTCCGACCGGAACGGCTGAGGGACACGGCATACTCGTGACCGGCCACAGCTACAAAGCTCTGTACGAACTCCTCAGGCAGATTGAGGAGATGGGCCTTGAGGAAGAGCTCAAGGTCTACACCCACGCCGAAATGTTCCCTGCCCACGCTTACCCAGAGCTGAGGAAGTTTAAAGCGCTTTACGGCAACTGGGGCGGCTCGTGGCTCTACCAGAAGAAGGAATTCGCGGAGTTCCCGGGAGTGATTCTGGGCACAAGCAACTGTGTCCAGCAGCCGACGAAGGCGTATCAGGATAGAATCTTCACCGTCGGAATAGCGGGCCTTGAGGGGGTTCCCCACATCGAGGACTACAACTTCGAGCCGCTCATAAAGCGCGCCCTTGAGACACCGAGGATGAAGGCCTACGACGGCGGAAAGCTCCTGACGGGCTTCCACCACACCAACGTCCTCGCTATGAAGGACAAACTGATAGAACTGATTCAGGAGGGCAAGATAAGGCACATCTTCGTAGTGGGCGGCTGTGATACGCCGCACAAGGGCATGGGCTACTACGAGAGGCTCACCGAGCTGATCCCCAACGATGCTCTGATACTCTCTGCGGCCTGCGGCAAGTTCCGCTACAACGCGAGGAACTACGGCACCATCGAGGGGATTCCGCGCTTCCTTGACTTCGGCCAGTGCAACAACGTCTACTCGATAATCGAGATTGCAATAGCACTTGCGAACGAGCTTGGAACCGACGTGAACTCCCTGCCGGTAAGCATAGTCCTGAGCTGGATGGAGCAGAAGGCCGTGGCTATACTCTACTCGCTCCTCTACCTCGGAATCAGGGGCATCTACCTCGGTCCAAAGCCGCCCGAGTTCCTCACACCGAACGTCTTCGAGACCCTAAGGAGGCAGTTCGACCTGAGGCTTACCGGTGACCCGGAGGCCGACCTCAAGGAGATGCTGAGCAAGGGCACCAGCGTTGATGAGAGTGCCCCGCTCGCGGAGGAGCTGGAGTGA
- a CDS encoding YraN family protein, with product MIADINRDLKNEKDLGPLYEAEVVSHLKRSGWKVEEVGHGFKLYGEPGDIDIIAKKNGERVYIECKRRSSKISKGQLLKEAEYANMNGVRKLVVYYSRDTASMGQWYKIREAVREAKAKYGVEVKIEYHGSEFN from the coding sequence TTGATCGCTGACATCAACAGGGATTTGAAAAATGAGAAGGACCTTGGGCCGCTCTATGAGGCAGAGGTTGTAAGCCACCTCAAGAGGAGCGGATGGAAGGTGGAGGAAGTAGGACATGGCTTTAAGCTTTATGGCGAACCGGGTGACATTGATATAATTGCCAAGAAAAACGGCGAAAGGGTTTACATCGAGTGCAAGAGAAGGAGTAGTAAGATATCTAAGGGGCAATTACTGAAAGAGGCAGAATACGCTAACATGAATGGAGTGAGGAAGCTCGTTGTGTACTACTCACGCGATACTGCGAGTATGGGGCAATGGTACAAAATCAGAGAGGCAGTCCGCGAAGCAAAGGCCAAGTATGGGGTTGAGGTTAAAATTGAATATCACGGCTCGGAATTCAACTGA